A stretch of the Clavibacter sp. B3I6 genome encodes the following:
- a CDS encoding CynX/NimT family MFS transporter produces MTTTPAAPRAGALLALVGIVLVALNLRTAVAVFSPIVGEIGRDVPLDSVAIGVLGALPPVCFALFGLLAPAISRRLGLELTVVVGLLGMVVGHLVRAGSDQVVVFGIGTVLSLAGMGLGNVLLPPLVKKYFPGRIGPLTSLTTVMLSISTGVPSLVAAPLADSAGWRVAIGAWAAVAVVALVPWIALLVQHRRDTRREREAAAALDQVEEAPAAVTGRVFRSPVAWALVGIQAASSFNAYAMFAWLPALLQDTAGQTPVESGVLLAVFGFMGLPTAIVMPLLAARMRNVGILIQLGVLFFVVGYVGLLVAPAAAPLLWVAAAGLGPLLFPLVFVLINLRTRTHGGVVALSGFVQGIGYSIGAIGPLLFGVLHEVSGGWTAPLLMLFAMVAVASASGFYLAKPRMLEDTWERAPREPAGR; encoded by the coding sequence GTGACGACGACCCCCGCAGCTCCCCGTGCGGGCGCGCTCCTCGCCCTGGTCGGCATCGTGCTGGTGGCGCTCAACCTCCGCACCGCCGTGGCCGTGTTCTCGCCGATCGTGGGCGAGATCGGCCGCGACGTCCCCCTCGACAGCGTCGCGATCGGCGTGCTCGGCGCCCTGCCTCCCGTCTGCTTCGCGCTCTTCGGCCTGCTCGCGCCCGCGATCTCCCGACGGCTGGGCCTCGAGCTCACCGTGGTGGTGGGCCTCCTCGGGATGGTCGTGGGGCACCTCGTGCGGGCCGGATCCGACCAGGTGGTCGTCTTCGGCATCGGTACGGTCCTCTCGCTCGCCGGCATGGGCCTCGGCAACGTGCTCCTGCCGCCGCTCGTGAAGAAGTACTTCCCCGGGCGGATCGGGCCGCTCACCTCGCTCACGACCGTGATGCTGTCGATCAGCACGGGCGTCCCCTCGCTCGTCGCCGCGCCGCTGGCCGACAGCGCGGGCTGGCGCGTCGCGATCGGGGCGTGGGCCGCGGTCGCCGTCGTGGCGCTCGTGCCGTGGATCGCCCTGCTCGTCCAGCACCGCCGCGACACGCGCCGCGAGCGCGAGGCCGCCGCCGCGCTCGACCAGGTCGAGGAGGCGCCCGCCGCCGTCACGGGACGCGTGTTCCGCTCGCCCGTCGCGTGGGCGCTCGTGGGGATCCAGGCCGCGTCGTCCTTCAACGCCTACGCGATGTTCGCGTGGCTGCCCGCGCTCCTGCAGGACACGGCCGGGCAGACGCCCGTCGAGTCCGGCGTGCTCCTCGCGGTCTTCGGCTTCATGGGCCTGCCGACCGCGATCGTCATGCCGCTGCTCGCGGCGCGCATGCGGAACGTGGGCATCCTCATCCAGCTCGGCGTCCTCTTCTTCGTCGTCGGCTACGTGGGCCTCCTGGTCGCGCCGGCCGCCGCGCCGCTCCTCTGGGTGGCCGCCGCGGGCCTCGGGCCGCTCCTGTTCCCGCTGGTCTTCGTGCTCATCAACCTGCGCACCCGCACGCACGGGGGAGTGGTCGCGCTCAGCGGGTTCGTGCAGGGCATCGGCTACTCGATCGGCGCGATCGGACCGCTGCTGTTCGGCGTGCTGCACGAGGTCTCCGGCGGCTGGACCGCGCCGCTGCTCATGCTCTTCGCGATGGTCGCCGTGGCCAGCGCCTCCGGCTTCTACCTCGCGAAGCCGCGCATGCTCGAGGACACCTGGGAGCGCGCGCCCCGCGAGCCCGCCGGGCGCTAG
- a CDS encoding SRPBCC domain-containing protein: MHPDHRPGHDAHDPSDPRTGYAASVRRTLAPALEYADAAAARLASRELDEGMPASGGLDDGGEDVRVRFPGLPGDVLSEARRSTVFLPYEFVFRRLIDLPALIVWDAVSDPDMVSGWLAEASIDQEEGGDFWFEWMTVPDRSLASASGGIVTRFEEGRAIDYTFLHEGEVTARFHLRLQEVPGGPRDRQTELVVTVSGVLPAGIANVLKASWRLHLDLLQDLVHGRPVDWATCEAEHGATWRRYLAELESAEG; encoded by the coding sequence GTGCATCCCGACCACCGCCCTGGACATGACGCCCACGACCCCTCCGACCCGCGCACCGGGTACGCGGCGTCCGTGCGCCGGACCCTCGCCCCCGCCCTCGAGTACGCCGACGCCGCCGCGGCACGGCTCGCCTCCCGTGAGCTCGACGAGGGCATGCCCGCCTCCGGGGGCCTCGACGACGGCGGGGAGGACGTCCGCGTCCGCTTCCCCGGCCTGCCGGGCGACGTCCTCTCCGAGGCCCGCCGCTCGACCGTCTTCCTGCCGTACGAGTTCGTGTTCCGCCGGCTCATCGACCTGCCCGCCCTCATCGTGTGGGATGCGGTCTCGGATCCCGACATGGTCTCCGGCTGGCTGGCCGAGGCGTCCATCGACCAGGAGGAGGGCGGCGACTTCTGGTTCGAGTGGATGACGGTCCCCGACCGCAGCCTCGCCTCCGCGTCGGGCGGGATCGTCACGCGCTTCGAGGAGGGCCGTGCGATCGACTACACGTTCCTGCACGAGGGCGAGGTCACCGCGCGCTTCCACCTCCGGCTGCAGGAGGTGCCCGGCGGACCGCGCGACCGGCAGACGGAGCTCGTCGTCACGGTCTCGGGCGTCCTCCCCGCGGGCATCGCGAACGTCCTCAAGGCCAGCTGGCGCCTGCACCTCGACCTGCTGCAGGACCTCGTGCACGGCCGCCCGGTCGACTGGGCGACGTGCGAGGCCGAGCACGGGGCCACCTGGCGCCGCTACCTCGCCGAGCTCGAGTCCGCCGAGGGCTGA
- a CDS encoding ROK family protein, translating to MPRTLALAVDFGGTKVESALVDDEGRVLAGSRFRGPTGPERSADELLDAVLGVARRALAALPDDAELIGTGLAAAGPVDVRRGLVSPLNVPAWRDYPLRDRVAELTPDVPTTLQMDGLAITLAEHWVGAGRGYDDVMGMIVSTGIGGGLVLGGRTVAGPTGNAGHIGHVEVAGFDDPCSCGGQGCVEAIASGPRSVAWARARGWTGSTGEDLAAGYRAGDDLAVQAVRRAGLAIGRAVASASSLVDLDVVAIGGGFSRVTPDLFDMIREPIALREQFGFVTKTRVVPSGLSEDGPIVGAGALVHRKAMVPSF from the coding sequence ATGCCTCGCACGCTCGCGCTCGCCGTCGACTTCGGGGGCACCAAGGTCGAGTCCGCGCTCGTGGACGACGAGGGCCGCGTCCTCGCCGGCAGCCGCTTCCGCGGCCCCACCGGGCCCGAGCGCTCGGCCGACGAGCTGCTCGACGCCGTGCTCGGGGTCGCCCGCCGGGCCCTCGCCGCGCTCCCCGACGACGCCGAGCTCATCGGCACGGGCCTCGCGGCCGCCGGCCCCGTCGACGTGCGCCGCGGCCTCGTCTCGCCGCTCAACGTGCCGGCCTGGCGCGACTACCCGCTGCGCGACCGCGTCGCCGAGCTCACGCCCGACGTGCCCACCACCCTGCAGATGGACGGGCTCGCCATCACGCTCGCCGAGCACTGGGTCGGCGCGGGCCGCGGCTACGACGACGTGATGGGCATGATCGTGTCGACCGGGATCGGCGGCGGCCTCGTGCTCGGGGGCCGCACGGTCGCGGGCCCCACGGGGAACGCGGGTCACATCGGCCACGTCGAGGTCGCCGGGTTCGACGACCCGTGCAGCTGCGGCGGCCAGGGCTGCGTGGAGGCCATCGCGTCGGGACCCCGGAGCGTCGCGTGGGCGCGCGCCCGCGGCTGGACCGGATCCACGGGCGAGGACCTCGCCGCCGGCTACCGGGCGGGCGACGACCTCGCCGTGCAGGCGGTGCGGCGTGCGGGCCTCGCGATCGGCCGCGCCGTCGCGTCGGCCAGCTCGCTCGTCGACCTCGACGTCGTCGCCATCGGCGGCGGCTTCAGCCGCGTGACCCCCGACCTCTTCGACATGATCCGCGAGCCGATCGCGCTCCGCGAGCAGTTCGGCTTCGTCACCAAGACGCGCGTCGTGCCCTCCGGCCTCTCGGAGGACGGCCCCATCGTCGGCGCGGGCGCGCTCGTGCACCGCAAGGCGATGGTCCCGAGCTTCTGA
- a CDS encoding maleylpyruvate isomerase family mycothiol-dependent enzyme, with product MSEISRHLPLSQRTPEPEAKVTAVWSEEIADVLDRTADLLASLDADGWEAASMCEGWTVRDVAGHIVWRVGASNAAMVRTAVGSMRRRPHLNPMRVMDDLSADEAARSPEELVARIRAIAAGKRAGTGRKRLPELLEVVVHAFDIAHALRADLELDARSTGAVAVARAAIAPAAIRGVLRARTLRASDAGWSVGQGPVIEATASTLIMYLFGRTPRPEGDAAPAPAAPAGDA from the coding sequence ATGAGCGAGATCTCCCGGCACCTGCCCCTCAGCCAGCGCACGCCCGAGCCGGAGGCGAAGGTCACGGCCGTCTGGAGCGAGGAGATCGCCGACGTCCTCGACCGCACCGCCGACCTCCTCGCGTCCCTCGACGCGGACGGCTGGGAGGCGGCGAGCATGTGCGAGGGCTGGACCGTGCGCGACGTCGCCGGCCACATCGTGTGGCGGGTCGGCGCGAGCAACGCCGCCATGGTGCGCACCGCGGTCGGGTCGATGCGCCGCCGGCCGCACCTCAACCCCATGCGCGTGATGGACGACCTGAGCGCCGACGAGGCCGCCCGCTCCCCCGAGGAGCTGGTTGCCCGAATCCGCGCCATCGCCGCCGGGAAGCGCGCCGGGACGGGCCGGAAGCGCCTGCCGGAGCTGCTCGAGGTCGTCGTGCACGCCTTCGACATCGCGCACGCGCTGAGGGCCGACCTCGAGCTCGACGCCCGGTCGACCGGCGCGGTGGCGGTCGCGCGCGCCGCCATCGCGCCCGCGGCGATCCGCGGCGTGCTGCGGGCGCGCACGCTGCGGGCGTCCGATGCCGGCTGGAGCGTGGGCCAGGGCCCCGTGATCGAGGCGACCGCCTCGACGCTGATCATGTACCTCTTCGGCCGCACGCCCCGCCCCGAGGGCGACGCGGCGCCCGCACCGGCGGCGCCCGCCGGCGACGCCTAG
- a CDS encoding PHP domain-containing protein, with amino-acid sequence MTNDARTTVSRRGLLQGGAAVGAGVAVAAFGSAPAARAAGAPAKVGGYLWLEGDHHVHTLFSNDGKYRVRDHIRQAVANGVQWIVLTDHGNTPHSTKGSVDAIVPFIEEARKEFGAQIVIFHGLEWNIPGAEHATVLVHPQGDAIGVLKEIEARWDARVKGTRDGTPANEALAVEGIRFLEQAVASRRVKDAAMLPNHPSRQGIDSPHELRAWQDAGPRVVLGMEGAPGHQAGGLPSPHSTVGSRGLYGNAPGTYSFPGYPAESYRTWGGFDWVTATVGGVWDSLLAEGRRFVVTATSDSHNVYLDTTEVGPGSDYDRDGRMVDPVYRGGVDTDENDFWPGHYSRTHVGAVRQDHTSVLDGIRAGRVWVDHGGLVDAIDARLVLERGRSVPLGGTLVGKRDRRVTVTADITTAARPNRAGFVPELARVDVIVGRIDGPAADRDATTAPATRVVAQLPVSRLTAIPGGYRLSLEITPPGDRFYVRLRGTDGKRQQPGFLGAAIDPAGPAIDVVGDADPWEDLWFYTSPLYAELS; translated from the coding sequence ATGACGAATGACGCACGCACGACGGTGAGCCGCAGGGGCCTGCTCCAGGGAGGCGCCGCGGTCGGCGCCGGGGTGGCCGTCGCCGCCTTCGGATCCGCCCCCGCCGCCCGCGCGGCCGGCGCCCCCGCCAAGGTCGGCGGGTACCTGTGGCTCGAGGGCGACCACCACGTGCACACCCTCTTCAGCAACGACGGCAAGTACCGCGTCCGCGACCACATCCGCCAGGCCGTCGCGAACGGCGTGCAGTGGATCGTGCTGACCGACCACGGCAACACCCCGCACTCGACGAAGGGCAGCGTCGACGCGATCGTCCCCTTCATCGAGGAGGCGCGGAAGGAGTTCGGCGCGCAGATCGTCATCTTCCACGGACTGGAGTGGAACATCCCGGGCGCCGAGCACGCGACCGTGCTCGTGCACCCGCAGGGCGACGCGATCGGCGTCCTGAAGGAGATCGAGGCCCGCTGGGACGCCCGCGTCAAGGGCACCCGCGACGGCACCCCCGCCAACGAGGCCCTCGCCGTCGAGGGGATCCGCTTCCTCGAGCAGGCCGTCGCCTCGCGCCGCGTCAAGGACGCCGCGATGCTCCCCAACCACCCCTCCCGTCAGGGCATCGACTCCCCGCACGAGCTGCGCGCCTGGCAGGACGCCGGCCCCCGCGTCGTCCTCGGCATGGAGGGCGCGCCCGGCCACCAGGCGGGCGGCCTGCCCTCCCCGCACAGCACGGTCGGTTCCCGCGGCCTGTACGGCAACGCCCCCGGCACCTACTCGTTCCCCGGCTACCCGGCCGAGTCGTACCGCACCTGGGGCGGCTTCGACTGGGTCACCGCGACCGTCGGCGGCGTCTGGGACTCCCTGCTCGCCGAGGGCCGGCGCTTCGTCGTCACCGCGACGAGCGACAGCCACAACGTCTACCTCGACACCACCGAGGTCGGCCCCGGCAGCGACTACGACCGCGACGGCCGCATGGTGGACCCCGTCTACCGCGGCGGCGTCGACACCGACGAGAACGACTTCTGGCCGGGTCACTACAGCCGCACGCACGTCGGCGCCGTCCGCCAGGACCACACGTCGGTGCTCGACGGGATCCGCGCCGGCCGCGTCTGGGTCGACCACGGCGGCCTCGTCGACGCGATCGACGCGCGCCTCGTCCTCGAGCGCGGCCGCAGCGTCCCGCTCGGCGGCACCCTCGTCGGCAAGCGCGACCGCAGGGTCACCGTCACGGCCGACATCACGACGGCGGCGCGCCCGAACCGCGCCGGCTTCGTGCCCGAGCTCGCGCGCGTGGACGTGATCGTCGGCCGCATCGACGGGCCCGCCGCTGACCGCGACGCGACGACCGCGCCCGCCACCCGCGTCGTCGCGCAGCTCCCGGTGTCGCGGCTCACGGCGATCCCCGGCGGGTACCGCCTGTCGCTCGAGATCACCCCGCCCGGCGACCGCTTCTACGTGCGCCTCCGCGGCACCGACGGCAAGCGCCAGCAGCCCGGCTTCCTCGGTGCGGCGATCGACCCCGCGGGTCCCGCCATCGACGTGGTCGGCGACGCCGACCCGTGGGAGGACCTCTGGTTCTACACGAGCCCGCTCTACGCCGAGCTCTCCTAG